The nucleotide window ATTTAATCATTATGGCAAGAATAGCAAGAATTATAATTCCAGATATTCCATATCATCTTACTCAAAGAGGTAATTACCGACAAACAGTTTTTAGAAGTGAAGATGATCGAGAACAGTATTTATTATGGATAAGGGAATATAGTAAAAGATATGGGGTTAAAATATGGGCATATTGTTTGATGGACAATCATGTTCATTTTATAGTTGTGCCGGAAGGCTCAGAATCAATAGCAAGGCTGTTTAATCAAGCACACATGCGTTATTCTCAGTATTTCAATAGGAAGATAGGGCAGAGAGGTCATTTATGGCAGGGTCGTTTTTATTCATGCCCTTTGGATGGGGTTCATTTATATACAGCAATACGATACGTAGAAAGGAACCCTGTGCGGACAGGATTAGTGGAAAGAGCAGAGGATTATCCATGGTCAAGTGCATTAAGTCATGTAAAAGGTATTACAGATTCTTTATTATCGAATGATCTCCCCTTGGTAAAAGAGATAGTAGATTGGAAGGGGTATCTTTCTTGTACTGAGGATGAAATTATGATAACGCAAATCCGAAGATGTTCATCAACA belongs to bacterium and includes:
- a CDS encoding transposase; this translates as MARIARIIIPDIPYHLTQRGNYRQTVFRSEDDREQYLLWIREYSKRYGVKIWAYCLMDNHVHFIVVPEGSESIARLFNQAHMRYSQYFNRKIGQRGHLWQGRFYSCPLDGVHLYTAIRYVERNPVRTGLVERAEDYPWSSALSHVKGITDSLLSNDLPLVKEIVDWKGYLSCTEDEIMITQIRRCSST